From Solanum lycopersicum chromosome 8, SLM_r2.1, the proteins below share one genomic window:
- the LOC101247946 gene encoding uncharacterized protein At4g14342 produces MQASDRFNINSQLEHLQAKYVGTGHADLTRFEWAVNIQRDSYASYVGHYPMLAYFAIAENESIGRERYNFMQKMLLPCGLPPEREDD; encoded by the exons atgcag GCTAGTGACAGGTTCAACATCAACTCCCAGCTTGAGCACTTACAAGCTAAATATGTTGGAACAGGACATGCCGATTTGACTAGATT TGAGTGGGCGGTAAACATTCAGCGCGATAGCTATGCGTCCTATGTTGGGCACTATCCAATGTTGGCGTATTTTGCCATTGCAGAAAATGAATCAATTGGAAGAGAACGTTACAATTTTATGCAG AAAATGCTTTTGCCGTGTGGCCTTCCACCTGAAAGAGAAGATGATTAA
- the LOC101265156 gene encoding mitogen-activated protein kinase kinase kinase 20-like, with translation MIWKKLKVLGAGSYGTVSLATPLPQYYSGTTIYGAVKSAELSHSSSLQREGEIFKVLDGSDYVVQCMGEDVSIENDKHTYNLMLEYAAGGTLHDIIHNPFNMIMGESEAAYYTFQILSGISHIHRKGYVHCDLKPANILVFPRPQFKVPHLKLTDFGLSLTSDESLTYRGERLKNSGYYSHRGTLAYAAPECIVCGIHSTAVDIWALGCIVVEMLTGEWLWPVDRNKDELMFMIAHHKPEIPKRLSEEAKDFLSKCFEKDNCLRYSADMLLHHPFINKSCYKNLMEHRLMYPSVSVGCGDWISSEHLFSTISPRDSNFRG, from the coding sequence ATGATCTGGAAAAAGCTTAAGGTGTTGGGAGCTGGTTCTTACGGAACTGTGTCTCTTGCAACGCCGTTACCACAATACTATTCAGGAACTACGATCTACGGAGCTGTTAAATCCGCTGAACTTTCTCATTCGTCTTCTCTCCAAAGAGAAGGGGAAATATTCAAAGTGTTGGATGGATCTGATTATGTAGTACaatgtatgggagaagatgtgaGCATTGAAAACGATAAGCACACATATAATCTCATGCTCGAATATGCTGCTGGTGGAACTTTGCATGATATAATTCACAACCCCTTTAATATGATCATGGGGGAATCAGAGGCTGCTTACTATACTTTTCAAATCTTATCTGGAATTTCTCATATTCATCGTAAAGGTTACGTCCATTGTGATCTGAAACCGGCTAATATACTTGTTTTTCCTCGTCCACAATTCAAAGTTCCACATTTGAAGTTGACTGATTTTGGATTGTCGTTGACATCAGATGAATCACTTACCTACAGGGGAGAGCGTTTGAAGAACAGTGGCTATTATAGCCATAGAGGTACCCTTGCGTACGCAGCTCCGGAATGTATAGTGTGTGGGATTCACAGTACAGCCGTTGATATCTGGGCACTTGGCTGCATTGTGGTGGAGATGCTTACTGGGGAGTGGTTATGGCCCGTCGATAGAAACAAGGATGAGTTAATGTTCATGATTGCGCATCATAAACCAGAGATTCCAAAAAGATTATCAGAGGAAGCAAAGGACTTTTTAAGCAAGTGTTTCGAAAAGGATAACTGTTTGAGATATAGCGCTGATATGTTGCTTCATCATCCATTCATCAACAAAAGTTGTTATAAGAACCTGATGGAACATCGATTGATGTATCCTTCTGTTAGTGTGGGATGCGGAGATTGGATTTCATCAGAGCACTTGTTTTCGACAATCAGTCCTCGTGACAGCAACTTCAGAGGATAA